The Streptomyces sp. NBC_00102 genome segment CGCCCTCGGTGAGGTCGGCGTGGTGAAGGGGAAAACGGTCCGCCGGCAGGATGCGCAGGCCACTGCCGTCCGGCAGGAGAACCGAGCGCAGACTCTCGTGACGGTCGATCATCGCGCTGAGCGCCTGGGACAGGGCGTCACGGTCCAGCTCCCCGGCGAAGTCCACCGCGATCATCTCGGTGTAGGCGAGCGAATATTCGGCACCGAGCTGATCGAGGAACCAGATCTCCCGCTGCACGTCCGACAGCTGACGGTCACCGGTGGCCGCCGGCAGCGCGCGGGGGGCGGCCACGGTTTCCGTGTCCGCGCCGTCGGCCACGCCCGGCAGGCTCGGCGGGCCCGTGAGGAATCCGGCCTTGGCCATCATCCCGAGCACGGCGTCCACCGCTGCCACGATCGCGTCGCAGTCCGCGTCGGTGTGGGCGGTGGAGAGGAAGCAGTTCCGGCCCTCCCACAGGTAGATGCCCTGCTCGCCGAGGAGCAGGTAGAAGAGTTCCACCAGCTCCGATCCGAGCGGCGCCTCGGTGGTGAAGTGGAACCGGAACAGCGAGCCGAAGGTCATCACCCTCATCGGCGCACCGTGGCGTGCGGCGGTCGCTTCCAGCCGGCTCGTCAGGGCCGCGGTACGGGTGTTGAGCCCGCTCTGCAGTGCGGGTCCCGCCGAGCGCATGCGCCTGAGGACGGCCAGGCCCGCGGCGAGTGAGAGGGGGTGCTTGCAGAAGGTCCCGCTGAAGAACGTCCTGGTGCCCTCCACGGGGGCCGGTTCATCGAACTGCCATGCGCCGCCGTCGACGGCGTCGATGTAGCGGCGGCGCCCGGCCACCACGCCGATGGGCAGGCCGCCCCCGACGACTTTGCCGTAGGTGGCGATGTCTCCCTGTACTCCGAGCAGGCCCTGCGCTCCCCCCGGGTGCATGCGGAAGCCCGTAATGACTTCGTCCACGATGAGCGGGACGTCTGCCTCCGTCAGCAGCTCCCTCAGTTCGCGCAGGAACTCCCGTGGGACCAGGTCCGGTTTGCGACTCTGCACCGGTTCGACGAGTACACCCGCCAGCTCGTGGGCGTGTTCGCGCAGCACGCGCAGGGCGGCGGGGCTGCCGTAGGGCAGGACCAGGGTGTCCCGGCCGATCCCCTCGGTGATGCCGGGGGCGAGCGGCGCAGCCTCGCCGAGCGGACCGGCTGTCGCGGACCGGACCAGGATGGGGTCCGAGGAGCCGTGGTAGGAGCCGGCGAACAGCGCGATCCTGCTGCGACCGGTGGCCGCCCTGGCCAGCCGGACGGCCGTCATCACGGCTTCGGACCCGGTGTTGCAGAACACCGCGCGCTCCGCTCCGGTCATCTCGCAGATCAGTTCGGCGAGCTCCACCGCGAGCGGTGACTGCGGCCCCAGCTGCATGCCTTCCGCGAGCTGTGCCTGGACCGCCTCGTTGACGAAGGATTCACCGTGGCCGAAGAAGTTGACCCCGAAACCCATGGTGAGGTCTATGTACTCGTTGCCGTCGGCGTCCCGGAGCCGCGATCCGGAGGAGCTGACCACGGTCAGCGGGTAGCGCGTCCCACGCAGGCTGTCGGGCACGTTGAGGACGTGGCGGATGTCGGCGTGGACGCCGCGTTCCCGTCGGGCGTGCTCCCTCGAACGTGCCGTGCGCCGCTCGTGGCGGGTGACAGCCTCCCGCAGGAAGTCCCGCTGTGTCGGCGTGAGGCGACTGGAGGTGGTCGGGCGGCCGGAGTGGAAGGCCACGTACGTGTCGTCGTTCCGTCCAGCCTGCGTGTCCGGGGGGTCGGCCGGTTCGGGCGCGGCCCGTTCGGCGGGGTCGGCCGCGGCCGGGCCGTCGCCACGGAGCAGGGCCATCGCCTGGGTCATCACGTTGTCGTGGACGGCGAGGAGCTGGGCCAGTGACCGTTCGGCCGGGCCTGCGCCGTCGGCCCCGGAGAAGACCCGGGGATCCGGAGGAAGCGGGGTGTGCGGGGCCGGGAGAACTGCCGGGTCGTCAGGCAGAGCTGCGGCGAGCGCCTGGGGCGGCGCGTGCTCCTCTACGTACGCCACGAGCTTCCGCACGGTGTCGAGGCTCTCGAAGAACCTGCTGACCGGGATGTCCACCTGGAACGTGGACCGGATCCGCTGCAGAGCGTGGATCAGCATGATGGAGTCCGCACCGAGCTCGACGAACGGACGGTCGGGCGTCAGTTCACCGGGTTCAAGGCCGAGCAGGTCGAGCAGCAGATCACGGACGACGGCCTCCGCCCCGGCCGGCCGGGCGGCAGGTGCGGCGGCGGGCGTGGGGGCGGGCTGTTCCGCGGTGGCGGTGGGATGCCAGTGGCGGTCACCCTCGAAGGGGTAGGTGGGGAGAGCGGTCTTCCGCACGTGCAGGCCCTTCTCGAACGAGGTCCAGTCGACTCGGACGCCCGCCACGTGGAGCCGGGCCAGTCCCGTCAGAATGTGTGTCTGATCGTCGGTGTCCCGATGCAGTGAGGAAGCGACGGTGGAGCCTGGCGATTCGGCGCGGACGAATCCCGTCAGGGTGCGGCCCGGACCGATCTCCAGGAAGGTGCGGCAGCCGGACCCGGTCAGCGTGCGCAGTGCGTCGGCGAATCTGACCGGCCGGCGTACGTGGCGTTCCCAGTACCTGGCATCCGGCAGCCGGGTCCCGGTGAACATCTCGCCGTCGAGATCGGAGACCAGAGGGATGACCGGTTCCCGGTACTCGATCCCGTTCGCCTCCCGGGCCAGTTCGGCAGTCACCGGCTCCATCAGCCGCGAGTGGAAGGCATGGCTCGTTCGCAGGGGCTTGGACAGGACACCGTGCCGTTCCAGCCGGTCCGCCAACGCTTGCAGTGCGGAGCGGTGCCCGGAGACGACCGTGTTGGTACGGCTGTTGACGGCAGCGATGTCCAGCGGTGCGTCGCCGATGGCGCGGAGCACATCGTCCTCACCGGCGATCACCGCGAGCATGCCCCCGCCCTCGGGCAGGCGCTGCATCAGCCGGCCGCGGGCGGCCGCCAGCCGGATGCCGTCCGCGGGCTCCATGACCCCGGCCACGCATGCCGCGACCAGTTCGCCCACGCTGTGACCGAGTAGCGCGCCGGGTTCGACACCCCACGACCGCCACAGGCAGGCGAGAGCGTACTCCACGGCGAACAGAGCCGGCTGGGTGTACTCGGTGCGGTCGAGCAACCGGGCCCCGTCCTCCTCGGCGAACAGCAGCTCCAGGAGCGGGCGGTCCAACAACGGGTCCGCGTGCGCCGCGCATTCCTCCAGCGCGTCTCTGAACACCGGTTCCGTCGAGTGGAGTCCGCGGCTCATCCCCGCGTACTGGGATCCCTGGCCGGTGAAGAGGAAGGCGACACCTCCCGCCGCGGGATCGCCGTTCCCGGTGACCACCCCGGGGTGGGTTCTGCCTGCCGAGAGGGCCTCGGCGCTCTCGCGCAGGGCGGGGACGTCATACGCGACGAGGGCCGCCCGCCAGGCATGGTGCTCCCGGCCGGTGTTCGCCGTGTGGCAGATGTCGGCGATTTCGCGGGTGCCGGACCGCCCCGAAAGGGCGTCCGCGTGGGACTGCGCGAGCCGGCGCAGGGCACTCGGCGTCCGGGCGCTGAGGGTCAGGATCTGCACCGGCCGGGACGGCGCCGCGCCCGCCGGGCGTTCGCCCGGGTCCGGCGACGGGTCGGAGAGGACGACGTGCGCGTTGGTTCCGCCGAATCCGAAGGAGCTCACGCCGACGACCCGGCGACGGTCGCCCGCAGGCCAGGGCACCGCTGCCGAGGGCACGGACATCCAGGCCGGGAGCTCAATTCTCGGGTTGAGCTGCCGCAGGTGCAGGTGCGGGGGCACGACACCGTGCCGCAGGACGAGCACGGCCTTGATCAGTCCGGCGATGCCGGCAGCGGACTCGGCGTGGCCGATGTTGGTCTTGACCGAGCCGACCAGGCACCGGCTGTCGTCCGTACGGCCTTCTCCGAGGACCGCGGACAGTGCCCTGAGCTCGATCGGATCGCCCAGCGGGGTCCCGGTGCCATGTGCTTCGACGTAGCCGATCTCGGACGGGTGGACGCCCCCGCGGGCCAGGGCGGTGGCGATGACGTCCTGCTGGGCGAGGCCGTTGGGGGCGGTCAGCCCGTTGCTGCGGCCGTCCTGGTTGACGGCTGTGCCGCGTACGACGGCGAGGACGCGGTCGCCGTCACGGCGCGCCGCCGCGAGCTGTTTGAGGACGACGACACCGCAGCCTTCGGCGCGGACGTATCCGTCGGCCGAGCTGTCGAACGTCTTGCACCGGCCGTCGGCGGCGAGCATGCCCGCCTGTGAGAAGATCTCGGTGGCCAAGCCGTCGAGGACGAGGTTCACCCCGCCGGCCAGGGCCAGTTCCGCCTCTCCGTCGCGCAGGGCCCGGCACGCCTGGTCCACTGCCACCAGGGAGGAGGAGCAGGCCGTGTCCACGGCGATGCTGGGGCCGCGCAGGTCCAGCGTGTAGGAGATCCGGTTGGCCGCGATGCTCAGCGCCTGGCCGGTACCCGAGTAGGTGTCCGCGGCGGCGGGCCCGGCCGGTACGAGGCGGCCGTAGTCCGAGTTGCTGATGCCGACGAACACTCCGGCGGAGGTGCCCTTCAGAGAACCGGGAGGGATTCCGGCGTCCTCCAACGCCTGCCAGGCCACCTCCAGCAGGATCCGCTGCTGCGGGTCCATACGCCGTGCCTCGTGGGGATTGATGCCGAAGAATTCGGCGTCGAACCTGTCGACGCCGGACAGGTGGCCCTGCCGGCCCAGCGGCACCAGCCCCGCGGGGGAGTCCGGCCTGGTATCGGTGACAGCGTCGGTTCCCAGGGAGAGCAGCCGCCAGAACGCGTCGGGGCCGTCGGCGCCGGGGAACCGGCAGCCGATACCGATGACGGCGATCCCCTCGGGCAGTTGTTCCTCGGGCGTGGGGCGCCCGGGCGATTCCTGCTGCCGGCGGGCGCCGACCGCTGGACGGGGTGGGGACGGTTCCGGAACGAGGTGGCGGCACAGGTCCTCGATGCTCGGGTACTCCCACAGGAGAGCCGAAGAGAGCTCCCGGCCGAGGTGGTCCTGGAGTTCTCCCAGGAGACCGACCGCTTCTCGTGAGGAGAGGCCCAGTTCGGCGAACCGGTCGTCCGGGTGGATGTCCGCCACCGGGAGGCCCGTCCGCCGTGCGATGCGGTCGGTCATCCAAGAGGCGAGCTCGGCGAAGGGTCCGGTACCGCTGTCTCGCAGGGGGCTCATCTGTCCGTCTCCAAAGATGGCTTGGCAGACCCTGGCTCCGGCACACTGCCGGGTGTCGAGGGGGGTGTTGGCTGAATCAGTTCCGGGCGTGCCACGCGCAGGGGCGTGAAGATCCCGACGAAGAAGATCACCAGACAGAACAGACCGCCCATCAGGCTGACCGAGGGCACGCCCAGTCGCGCCGCACCGACGGTGACCACGGCCGCGCCCACGGGGCCCGACGCGTTGTGCACGGTCCAGAAGGCCGCGGTCACCCTGCCGAGCAGGTGGTCGGGAGCGACCTGCTGGCGCAGCGTCATGGAGAGGACGCCGGCGAGGGTGATGCCGAACATGAAGACGGCGGACATCAGGGCGATGACCACGAGATTCCGGCTGTTCCCGATCAGCGCCACGGCAGAGCCGATCAGTAGCACCGAGGCCAGCCAGCAGGCCCCGAACCCTATGACACGCCGGAGCGCGCCGGCCAGGACCGCTGCCACGATGGAGCCGAGGCCGCTGACCGCGACGACGTAGCCGAGGACGTCGGCTCCCCTCTCCAGGTCCTTCTGCACCCTGTAGATGAGCAGGTCGGTGGCGCCGAGGGTGAGGAACGTCAGGGCGGTGAGCAGGAGGGTGAGGGCACGCATCGCTGGGTGGTTCCACAGAAATGTGAAACCGACGAGGAAATTCTCCCGAACCGGCCCCTTGGAGTCCTCCTCTCCGGCTTCGTTCCCGTCGCCCCTGCGGAGCTGCACGAACACGAGGGTCACGGCAGAGACGAGGAAGGTCGCGCCGTTGACGCCCAGCGCCCAGGAGGGCCCTACTCCGGCGGCCATGATGCCGGCGAGAACGGGGCCGAGAATTCCGACCATCGCATAAGTGCCTTGAAGTCGGCCATTCGCCGTGATGAGGTCGTCCGCGTCAACCAGATTGGGTACCACAGTCACATACGCGACATCAAAGATTGTCTTCAGAACCGATGTGACGGCGGTAACAGCGTAGAGGAGCCATATCTGTGGCTCGATCAGCCAGATCAGGGGAACCATACCGAGTGCCACGGCTCTGGCCACTTCGGAGAAGATCATGATCTTGCGCCGGTCCATCCGGTCCACGATGTGACCTGCGAAGGTTCCGGCACCGATACCGAAAGCCGCGGAAACCGCCGTGAGCGCACCCATTTGTGCGATGGAACCGGTCGCGTCCAAGATCAGGATCGGCAAGGCCAGCAGTGTCACCGATCCGCCGAGGAGGGATAACCCCTGACCGAGCCAAAATATATTGAATGCCCGATTTTTCCGTAACCGCCGAGGTAACCCAGAATCGCCCGCCGAGGCGTCCTCACCCGTACTTGACACATTCCACCTCAAGATTGAAAGCGGGAACCGAGGGAGAGACTAGGCAGGTCTCCTCGGCGAGAGCAAGACGATTTCGACAGTTTCGACAAGGTGAAAATGGAATGAGGCGTTCCAGCTTCACACGTCGCACTGAACGTTTCACAAGTTGCCACTTGACCCGGCGCGCTCAGATGAGTCAAGGTGAGGCACCAGTGCGCCACTTCGATCGACGATGCCCAATCCGTCGACCCCGCGCAGCTTCGCTCGGGCCACTTTCCGGCCCTCCTTTTCCCTCTGTTTACCAACACCCATTCAGGGGTTATTCCGATGTCACAGCCTGAATTAGTGGTAGCACTTCCTCCCGCGAAGGCGGACTGCCGATGAACGGCAATACCACCCTTGCCCACGTCATCACGGCTGAAGCCCCCGCGCCGCTGGCCGAGTACGTGGGGCGGGAGCGGGATGTTCTGCGAACGACCCTCCACGAACACGGAGCGGTTCTCCTCCGCGGTTTCACCGTCGGCGGTGCGCAGGGGCTGGACGCCGTCGTACGGCGTTTCGCCGACTCGGCGCCTCTCGACTACACCGAACGTTCCTCCCCGAGGAAAGCCATCCACGGGAACGTCTACACCTCGACGGAGTACCCCGCCGGCGAGGAAATCTTCTTGCACAACGAGAACTCCTACCAGGCCGTTTGGCCGCGGCTCCTGTTCTTCCACTGCGCGCAGCCACCCGACACCCGTGGTGCCACGCCCCTCGCGGACACCCGGCGCATCCACGACCTCATCCACCCCGACGTGCGCGCCGAGTTCGTCCGGCGTAAGTGGCTGGTCGTGCGCAACTACTCGGAGGCACTCGGGCTCCCCTGGCAGGAGGTCTTCGGAACGGACAGCCGGGAAGCCGTGGAGCAGCAGTGCGCCCTGAACGGCATCGACGTCGAATGGCTCGGTTCCAACAGGCTCCGTACGAAAGCCGTTCGGGACGCCGTGCACCGCCACCCTGTCACCGGGGACGCCGTCTGGTTCAACCATGCGACGGTTTTCCATGTCTCCACGCTCCCGGAAGTCGTACAGCGCGGACTGCTCGAGATGTGCGGTGAGGAAAACCTACCCAGCAATACCTATTACGGCGACGGAGCGCCGATCCCCGGTGAGGTGCTCGACCATTTACGGGATTGCTACCGGAGCGCGTCCACCCGTTTCGACTACCAAAAGGACGACGTCGTCCTCGTCGACAACATGCTCACCGCCCACGGCCGTGAGCCGTTCACCGGCCCGCGCGTCGTCGCCGTCGCCATGGCCGAGCCGTCCAGCCACCCGCGATAGGAGAGACGTCCCATGACCACCGACGCAATCAACGACCACACCCTGTACAAGGTGGTCGTGAACCACGAGGAGCAATTCTCCGTGTGGCCTCTCGGCAAGGAGAACGCCCCCGGCTGGTCCGACGTCGGCATCAGCGGGCCCAAGGCGGAGTGCCTCGCGCACATCGGGCAGGTCTGGACCGACATGCGGCCGCTCAGCCTGCGCCGTCGCATGGCCGAACAGGAATCGCGGCCCGGAGGCTCTGCCCTGTGAGGGCCTATTGCAGGGCTTATCCCCTGGGCCGGCTGCGCGCGTTCGAGGAATGGGCCGGTCACGCGGCCGAGGCTGCCTCCGGCCTGGACCCGGACGAGGTGGTTTTCCTCTGGGACGACCTCACCGTGGTGCGCAGTCCGGTCAGCGCCGAGGCGCAGGTGCTGTGGGACACGGTGAGCCCGCCGTGGGAAGCGTTCTGCACCGATTCCCTCGGCTTCACCGGCCAGCCGGCCCCCACCACGTCCCTTTGACCCCTGCGCGTTCCGGCTGCCGGGCTCTTCGCCGTACGCGGCCCTCCCTGAAGGCTGTCCCGCAACTCCTGGCGGGTGTGCGACGACGGCTACGGCACCTCGCCGCGTTGTCGGAACATCCGCACACATCCAGTATGCGGACGTCCCTCCGCCTTGCGATGCACCGCATCTGACGCCGCACACCGGTCCACCAGGAGTTGCGGTACAGCCTTTACCCACCGATTCGAAGGAAGCGGACCTTGCTGGGGACCCATCGCCCTCTGTCCTTGTCCCAGGAACGCACCTGGCTGCTCGACCGAAGCGACACCGATCACGTCGGGCACCCCTGTCTGACCGTCGAGGTCGAAGGTCCGCTGGATTCGGTCGCTGTCGAGCGGGCACTCAACGCCTGCGTAGGCAGGCACGCCTTCCTGCGCACCTCCTTCGAGGAGGTCGAGGGGGCGCCCCGGCAGCGGACGGCACCGGCCGGTGTCTCCTGTGCTCTGGTCCTGACCGACCTGCGCGACCGCGCCCGGGCGGACGGTGCCGAAGAGGACCTCGCACGTCTGCTCGACGAGGACCGCCGAAGCCCCTTCGAAGCGGACCGGGCACCGCTCGTCCGAGCCAGGCTCGTACGCATCGGGGAGGAGCGGCACGTCCTGCAGGTCGTGCTGCATGCCCTGATCGCCGACGAGGAATCGGTTGCCGTGCTGGCCCGCGACCTGTCCATGGCCTACGCCGACGCGGACCGGTCCCTTCCGCCCCTGCCGGGCGGCTCCGAACCCTCCGGTCAGCCCCACCCCACGCACGACTCCCCCGGCTCCCCCGCGGCAGAATTCCGGCCCGGAAGCAGTCCGGCGGCGCCCTCACCCCTCGTACCGCGCTCCGACGCGAACGAGCCCGTCCCCGGTCCCGTCCGGGCGATCCCGTTCCGGCTCGAGCCCGACCTGGCGGACTGCCTGCGCGGTCTCGCCCGCGCTGACGGTGCCGATCTCACCGATCATCTGCTGGCCGGCGTGTTCCTCGCGGCAGCGCCGTTCGCTGAACCGGGCAGAGATGTCCTGCTGCACTGCTCCGTTCCCGCGGACCGCGAACCTCGGACCGCGATCGGCCCGTACACCGACGAGTTGCTCCTGCGGTTGCGTATCGACCCGGACGAATCCTTCCGTGCTCTTGTCCGGCACGTCGCAGAGCTGCGCGGAGCGGTCGAGAAGCACCGGGCCGATTTTCCGCCCACCGGCCCGGACACCACCGATGAGGATGCCGGACTCTTCGCAGGCGCGGGCGGCATCGCGTTCCGCATGCTCCCGGCCCCTCCGCTGCCGCACTTCGAGGGAGCGCGCAGCCGGGTACCGGCCCTGGCGCACCGGGACCCCGGCGCCCGTCTCACCTGGACGGTCGAGACCTCCACCGATGAGGCGCCGAGTGGCGATGTGAGCAGGCGATCCGGTGCCTGGAGCGCCGAGACGGCCGCGGCCCTGGCCGACATGTGGCTCCGGGCCCTCCGCGCCTTGGCGGAGGATCCCGACCGACCCGTCGGCTCCCTCTCCCTCACCCCTCCCGAGCACCTCCGACGGATCGCCGGGTGGAACCGCACCGCGCGCCCGCAGACCGGTCCGCCGACCATCGACGGACTGTTTCGGGACCAGGTGCGCGAACGTCCCGCGGCCGTCGCGCTCCAGGACGGCACGGGACAGTGGACCTACGCGGAACTCGACAGGTGGTCGGACAGCATCGCCGAGTCGCTGCGGACCGCGGGCGTCGCCCCGGACCGCCCCGTCGGCGTCCAACTGCACCGCTCGGCCGCCATGGTGGCCGCCATGCTGGGAGTACTGAAGGCCGGCGCCGGCTACCTCGTACTGGACCCCCGCTACCCCACCGAACGGCTCCGGCTGATGGCCGAGGATGCCGGAACGGCCGCCGTGCTGTACGCGGGTGATCCGCCCGGCTGGCCGGCCGCTTCGGGCATCCCCGCCGTGGCCCTCCGCTCCCC includes the following:
- a CDS encoding non-ribosomal peptide synthetase/type I polyketide synthase, giving the protein MSPLRDSGTGPFAELASWMTDRIARRTGLPVADIHPDDRFAELGLSSREAVGLLGELQDHLGRELSSALLWEYPSIEDLCRHLVPEPSPPRPAVGARRQQESPGRPTPEEQLPEGIAVIGIGCRFPGADGPDAFWRLLSLGTDAVTDTRPDSPAGLVPLGRQGHLSGVDRFDAEFFGINPHEARRMDPQQRILLEVAWQALEDAGIPPGSLKGTSAGVFVGISNSDYGRLVPAGPAAADTYSGTGQALSIAANRISYTLDLRGPSIAVDTACSSSLVAVDQACRALRDGEAELALAGGVNLVLDGLATEIFSQAGMLAADGRCKTFDSSADGYVRAEGCGVVVLKQLAAARRDGDRVLAVVRGTAVNQDGRSNGLTAPNGLAQQDVIATALARGGVHPSEIGYVEAHGTGTPLGDPIELRALSAVLGEGRTDDSRCLVGSVKTNIGHAESAAGIAGLIKAVLVLRHGVVPPHLHLRQLNPRIELPAWMSVPSAAVPWPAGDRRRVVGVSSFGFGGTNAHVVLSDPSPDPGERPAGAAPSRPVQILTLSARTPSALRRLAQSHADALSGRSGTREIADICHTANTGREHHAWRAALVAYDVPALRESAEALSAGRTHPGVVTGNGDPAAGGVAFLFTGQGSQYAGMSRGLHSTEPVFRDALEECAAHADPLLDRPLLELLFAEEDGARLLDRTEYTQPALFAVEYALACLWRSWGVEPGALLGHSVGELVAACVAGVMEPADGIRLAAARGRLMQRLPEGGGMLAVIAGEDDVLRAIGDAPLDIAAVNSRTNTVVSGHRSALQALADRLERHGVLSKPLRTSHAFHSRLMEPVTAELAREANGIEYREPVIPLVSDLDGEMFTGTRLPDARYWERHVRRPVRFADALRTLTGSGCRTFLEIGPGRTLTGFVRAESPGSTVASSLHRDTDDQTHILTGLARLHVAGVRVDWTSFEKGLHVRKTALPTYPFEGDRHWHPTATAEQPAPTPAAAPAARPAGAEAVVRDLLLDLLGLEPGELTPDRPFVELGADSIMLIHALQRIRSTFQVDIPVSRFFESLDTVRKLVAYVEEHAPPQALAAALPDDPAVLPAPHTPLPPDPRVFSGADGAGPAERSLAQLLAVHDNVMTQAMALLRGDGPAAADPAERAAPEPADPPDTQAGRNDDTYVAFHSGRPTTSSRLTPTQRDFLREAVTRHERRTARSREHARRERGVHADIRHVLNVPDSLRGTRYPLTVVSSSGSRLRDADGNEYIDLTMGFGVNFFGHGESFVNEAVQAQLAEGMQLGPQSPLAVELAELICEMTGAERAVFCNTGSEAVMTAVRLARAATGRSRIALFAGSYHGSSDPILVRSATAGPLGEAAPLAPGITEGIGRDTLVLPYGSPAALRVLREHAHELAGVLVEPVQSRKPDLVPREFLRELRELLTEADVPLIVDEVITGFRMHPGGAQGLLGVQGDIATYGKVVGGGLPIGVVAGRRRYIDAVDGGAWQFDEPAPVEGTRTFFSGTFCKHPLSLAAGLAVLRRMRSAGPALQSGLNTRTAALTSRLEATAARHGAPMRVMTFGSLFRFHFTTEAPLGSELVELFYLLLGEQGIYLWEGRNCFLSTAHTDADCDAIVAAVDAVLGMMAKAGFLTGPPSLPGVADGADTETVAAPRALPAATGDRQLSDVQREIWFLDQLGAEYSLAYTEMIAVDFAGELDRDALSQALSAMIDRHESLRSVLLPDGSGLRILPADRFPLHHADLTEGDGGSASERAEAWMADAAATPFELFQGPLVRMTLLRLGPSRHRLVLGAHHAVVDGWSFNVLLHDLAELYRSRLTGAAPSLPPAVPYGDHVAALAGDTASREGDDAYWHRRLADGIPAVELPADRPRGPRATHRGASLSFTLDRDAHTRLRKASAARSVTPFTLMLGAFAGLLHRITGQDDLVVGVPVALRTHPGGERVVGNCANVLPIRSGTSPDRTVADFVDGTRRSLLEGQDHVRFRASSLARENGAGRGQLLRVLFNLDQELAAPEFPDLTATVVVPDRRYVKCDLFADVRASHTGLHITFEYNSELYDEATVQGFAAAYRSVLAAFTDDPTVRLSAIPLVGPAEEESLSRLGRGVALPRSDLSVAALFERQAAETPQAEALVDGAARIGYGELNRAANRLAHHLISRGVGPEVRVGLAMERSARLVTAVLAVLKAGGAYVPVDVAGPPERSHRILADAGITVLITDGDPDLLEGAPPGTVLVDLVRDRAAVEGRQDHDPTVGILPDNLCYVLYTSGSTGRPKGVMVTHRGLANAYAGWDLAYGLRADGIRSHLQMANVTFDVFAGDLVRALLSGGRLVLCPKETLLRPERLLELLERESIECAEFVPVVVRRLLAHVEDEGRDLSFMRRIVLGSDTVSSAELDGLARVAGAGAVVVNSYGLTEATIDSTYVSHLPGDGKQWSGSVIGAPFGNVAVHILDSERRPVPPGAVGTLYVAGDGVARGYLSAPGLTAERYVPDPWADRPGARMFDTGDLARFRWDGDRTVVEFIGRQDGQVKIRGNRVETGEVEAVVAGLPGVRAAAVAIDRSGAEPRLVAGVVLEPGSPGEPVTVPEGWYPRLRSALPAHMIPDRFLALPALPVTANGKVDRTALLQTPGEEIPLTGEAEAPRTPLEAELAGIWGEVLAAGPRSVHDEFFAVGGNSLTVIQMLSQVNSRYATDVAIGDFFGRPTIAALAEDIEKQRTGAIASPHDQTPSTPEGGARATMRADGTFLLSSAQSRFWFLEQLWSGTPLYTVSSAAHISGPLDIDALTWSIGRLVARHEVLRSHYPATAKGPALRVREELEVPVPVIDLTGLTDTECAEEAERLTADQAYRPFDLEQGPVLRVCVLRVAPARFRMLFTIHHIAADFWSVRILLHELMELYAARTEGRPGALPALTTGFADAAIRLDTWLESGTAQAQLAHWKDRLDGIPARRALTPDRSPEEHWSAEAGVATIGLGEELGERIAALAGRWGATTHMVLVTALKAVLAVSGAGDDVVVGTPAAQRLGAGLQGLVGPFINTLVLRTDLGGDPTLAEAVERVSAVCQAAYNHQDVPFDKVVEAVGAGRGRGNHPLFTVMFQYLPDNLEQARTGGVEITFDEVKTRFVEFDLLFEAAGTPRGIEAVIRYKAVLYDSATIDTLLRRWQAVLVEMTESPDLPLSRSSRTRTAAELPAVAPAMRNPVLGAPETARDPKGNQHV
- a CDS encoding MFS transporter — translated: MSSTGEDASAGDSGLPRRLRKNRAFNIFWLGQGLSLLGGSVTLLALPILILDATGSIAQMGALTAVSAAFGIGAGTFAGHIVDRMDRRKIMIFSEVARAVALGMVPLIWLIEPQIWLLYAVTAVTSVLKTIFDVAYVTVVPNLVDADDLITANGRLQGTYAMVGILGPVLAGIMAAGVGPSWALGVNGATFLVSAVTLVFVQLRRGDGNEAGEEDSKGPVRENFLVGFTFLWNHPAMRALTLLLTALTFLTLGATDLLIYRVQKDLERGADVLGYVVAVSGLGSIVAAVLAGALRRVIGFGACWLASVLLIGSAVALIGNSRNLVVIALMSAVFMFGITLAGVLSMTLRQQVAPDHLLGRVTAAFWTVHNASGPVGAAVVTVGAARLGVPSVSLMGGLFCLVIFFVGIFTPLRVARPELIQPTPPSTPGSVPEPGSAKPSLETDR
- a CDS encoding TauD/TfdA family dioxygenase codes for the protein MNGNTTLAHVITAEAPAPLAEYVGRERDVLRTTLHEHGAVLLRGFTVGGAQGLDAVVRRFADSAPLDYTERSSPRKAIHGNVYTSTEYPAGEEIFLHNENSYQAVWPRLLFFHCAQPPDTRGATPLADTRRIHDLIHPDVRAEFVRRKWLVVRNYSEALGLPWQEVFGTDSREAVEQQCALNGIDVEWLGSNRLRTKAVRDAVHRHPVTGDAVWFNHATVFHVSTLPEVVQRGLLEMCGEENLPSNTYYGDGAPIPGEVLDHLRDCYRSASTRFDYQKDDVVLVDNMLTAHGREPFTGPRVVAVAMAEPSSHPR
- a CDS encoding MbtH family NRPS accessory protein, encoding MTTDAINDHTLYKVVVNHEEQFSVWPLGKENAPGWSDVGISGPKAECLAHIGQVWTDMRPLSLRRRMAEQESRPGGSAL
- a CDS encoding amino acid adenylation domain-containing protein, with amino-acid sequence MLGTHRPLSLSQERTWLLDRSDTDHVGHPCLTVEVEGPLDSVAVERALNACVGRHAFLRTSFEEVEGAPRQRTAPAGVSCALVLTDLRDRARADGAEEDLARLLDEDRRSPFEADRAPLVRARLVRIGEERHVLQVVLHALIADEESVAVLARDLSMAYADADRSLPPLPGGSEPSGQPHPTHDSPGSPAAEFRPGSSPAAPSPLVPRSDANEPVPGPVRAIPFRLEPDLADCLRGLARADGADLTDHLLAGVFLAAAPFAEPGRDVLLHCSVPADREPRTAIGPYTDELLLRLRIDPDESFRALVRHVAELRGAVEKHRADFPPTGPDTTDEDAGLFAGAGGIAFRMLPAPPLPHFEGARSRVPALAHRDPGARLTWTVETSTDEAPSGDVSRRSGAWSAETAAALADMWLRALRALAEDPDRPVGSLSLTPPEHLRRIAGWNRTARPQTGPPTIDGLFRDQVRERPAAVALQDGTGQWTYAELDRWSDSIAESLRTAGVAPDRPVGVQLHRSAAMVAAMLGVLKAGAGYLVLDPRYPTERLRLMAEDAGTAAVLYAGDPPGWPAASGIPAVALRSPGAVPAAGPGRHGDPDGLANIVFTSGSTGRPKGVAIPHKAVARLVRDTDYVSLGPEDVLVHLGDPSFDITTLEVWGALCNGARLVVLPGAEPLGPDEVIAAVRTHRPTVLCLTGMLFNRVVETDATAMAPLRFLFVVGEVMNPAVTRRLMEQGAPQHLLNGYGPSENTTFSACHLIRTPPKPLANIPIGTAITNTSLHVLDVGLHPLPIGAPGELYVGGQGLARGYAGRPELTAERFVPHPFPDMPGERLYRTGDLVRRLPTGELEFLGRVDDQVKIRGYRIEPGEIEAALAATGRVTESSVRVVDVSGDKRLVAYVVPQGPRSADPAVLRSELGTRLPAHLIPNHFVTLDALPVTSSGKLDARALPGLEAAEDRPAAATPPRNATERALWQIWSELLEIQGFGVHDDFFAIGGHSLLASRAVIAVRTQLGVDLGLRNFFDRPTIADLAPLVAAGPATAADSRLDALAAELSRLSGNDGDATHTREPQ